In Papaver somniferum cultivar HN1 chromosome 1, ASM357369v1, whole genome shotgun sequence, a genomic segment contains:
- the LOC113291955 gene encoding ubiquitin-like domain-containing protein CIP73 isoform X1 codes for MADESSAQEASTSAVTGESSDSIVEVNVKTLDSQIYTFRVEKNMPVPLFKEKIAGTVGVPVEQQRLIFRGKVLKDNQCLSEYHVEDGHTLHLVARQPAQPQTSSGTPSGEANANTNGQGNDPNTAAPRNRVGQVSHSVVLGTFNVGDQGEHGGVPDLTRIVGAVLNSIGLGGQIPMGATNTSSSVPPNATNQTSQAAETEGTRGNVVGMGGQTFPNQPFQSLAQSLQFPLTGAAVNIPSQQMPIPDSLSTLLEFINRMELVLRVNGDHPSASENTGDPPRVELPSNARGLRTPEALSIVLRQAQQLLSSHAAAALSHIAERLEGEGGAADPAVRSQIQTESVQVGRAMQHLGALFLELGRTIVTLRMGQSPAESSVNAGPAVYISSSGPNPIMVQPFPLQTSSLFGGAAATQTNAGIPVPVGLGDTPRHVNIHIHAGTSLAGVPSVGPRPNTGEVSQGENRNGPSGDSGSGSGRMLPVRSVLATAVPSSRVPVDPSHTRSNNTTSIPRTEQSNPNAASPALGSNEGTPSLGPSSASTIHPMVSEINAQLRNLVRDMGGENHVPSGQPEGPSNQGLATVPVTGNGAGNSQQEHSHKDDKSPCKEASASSSAGGSSCAGDATKQVVSDDVSRSSGSHGVKDVPLGLGLGGLQPRLKRGRQGSSQGKNANDATSSGVPTSNQNQQAITSGQQILQSLVARSSNARTDSNGVSDQIMGARPSAVPASNSQFDAAGMMSQVLNSPALNGLLSGVSEQAGMGSPDGLRGMLDQFTRNPAMMNMINQVGQQIGGGQDLGGMFSGMGRGQGGGLDLSSMVQQMMPIVTQALSRGASFPESSREVEPQPQEQPMEIGTVMESENSRNPQIDLQQTAERIERHDPPADVFRSVVENTALLYGKGNSSEEELVDEICSNEDLADEFMEMLSRDVRRRLDDSR; via the exons ATGGCGGATGAAAGTTCTGCTCAAGAAGCCAGTACAAGCGCAGTTACTGGGGAAAGTTCTGATTCTATAGTTGAAGTTAATGTCAAGACCTTGGATTCACAGATCTATACATTCCGAGTTGAGAAAAAT ATGCCAGTTCCATTGTTCAAGGAGAAAATAGCTGGGACAGTTGGTGTGCCAGTTGAGCAGCAGCGTCTTATTTTTAGGGGAAAGGTTTTGAAGGACAACCAATGCCTCTCAGAATATC ATGTGGAAGATGGACATACACTGCATCTAGTGGCAAGACAACCAGCTCAACCCCAAACTTCATCTGGAACACCTTCTGGAGAGGCGAATGCAAACACCAATGGGCAAG GAAATGATCCAAATACTGCTGCTCCGCGTAATCGGGTTGGTCAAGTTTCACATAGCGTAGTTCTTGGAACGTTTAATGTTGGGGACCAAGGTGAACATGGTGGTGTTCCTGACCTTACTCGG ATCGTTGGCGCTGTTCTAAATTCTATTGGGCTTGGGGGCCAGATCCCTATGGGTGCAACAAACACATCGTCCAGTGTACCT CCCAATGCTACTAATCAAACCTCTCAAGCTGCTGAAACTGAAGGAACACGTGGAAATGTTGTTGGAATGGGTGGGCAGACGTTCCCAAATCAACCATTTCAGTCTCTAGCTCAGTCTTTGCAATTTCCTTTGACGGGGGCAGCTGTAAATATTCCTTCACAACAAATG CCTATTCCCGATTCTCTGAGCACACTTTTGGAGTTCATAAACCGCATGGAGCTGGTTTTGCGAGTCAATG gAGATCATCCTTCTGCTTCAGAAAATACTGGAGATCCACCAAGAGTGGAGTTGCCATCTAATGCACGTGGACTGCGAACACCTGAAGCACTCAGTATTGTTCTGCGACAAGCCCAACAACTTCTTAGCTCTCATGCTGCAGCTGCTCTTTCG CATATTGCGGAACGTCTTGAAGGGGAGGGAGGTGCAGCTGATCCTGCAGTCCGGAGCCAAATTCAAACCGAATCAGTACAAGTAGGGCGGGCAATGCAACATTTAGGGGCTCTTTTTCTAGAGCTTGGCCGCACCATTGTGACGCTTCGTATGGGGCAATCTCCT GCTGAATCTTCGGTAAACGCTGGGCCAGCTGTTTATATATCCTCCTCTGGGCCAAATCCGATAATGGTTCAG CCATTTCCACTCCAAACCAGCTCTCTCTTTGGTGGTGCTGCTGCTACTCAGACAAATGCTGGAATCCCAGTTCCTGTTGGGCTTGGTGATACACCTCGACACGTGAACATTCATATACATGCTG GGACTTCCCTTGCCGGTGTCCCGTCAGTTGGTCCTAGGCCAAATACTGGGGAAGTAAGTCAGGGGGAAAATCGTAATGGACCTTCTGGtgattcaggttcaggttcaggtcGGATGCTGCCTGTGAGGAGTGTCCTTGCCACAGCTGTTCCATCATCACGTGTGCCTGTGGATCCCAGTCATACTCGAAGCAACAATACCACTTCAATTCCTAGAACTGAGCAGAGTAACCCAAATGCTGCATCTCCTGCACTAGGTTCAAATGAAGGTACTCCTAGTCTGGGGCCATCTTCTGCTTCTACCATCCACCCAATGGTATCAGAAATCAATGCACAGCTAAGAAATCTTGTTCGTGATATGGGGGGAGAAAATCATGTACCTTCAG GTCAGCCGGAGGGTCCTAGTAATCAGGGACTGGCCACTGTACCTGTCACCGGTAACGGGGCGGGGAACTCCCAGCAG GAGCATTCTCACAAAGATGACAAATCTCCTTGCAAAGAAGCATCAGCATCTAGTTCAGCGGGAGGATCAAGCTGTGCTGGTGACGCTACCAAACAAGTTGTCTCAGATGACGTTTCTAGATCCAGCGGAAGTCATGGTGTCAAAGATGTTCCATTGGGTTTAGGTCTGGGAGGTCTCCAACCTAGGCTG AAACGAGGCAGACAGGGAAGTTCGCAAGGGAAGAATGCTAATGATGCCACGAGTAGCGGGGTTCCTACTAGCAATCAGAACCAGCAAGCCATTACTAGTGGCCAGCAGATTCTACAGTCACTTGTAGCTCGAAGTTCCAATGCAAGAACGGATAGTAATGGTGTATCTGATCAGATTATGGGTGCCAGGCCATCGGCAGTCCCTGCTTCCAATAGTCAGTTTGATGCAGCAGGCATGATGTCTCAAGTTTTGAACAGCCCTGCTTTGAATGGTCTATTGTCAGGGGTATCAGAGCAAGCAGGGATGGGTTCACCTGATGGACTGAGGGGAATGTTGGATCAGTTTACAAGGAATCCTGCAATGATGAATATGATCAACCAGGTTGGACAACAAATCGGTGGTGGCCAAGATCTTGGCGGCATGTTCTCAGGGATGGGAAGGGGACAAGGTGGTGGGTTGGATTTATCGAGTATGGTTCAACAAATGATGCCGATTGTAACACAAGCTCTCAGCAGGGGGGCGTCCTTTCCTGAATCTTCTCGTGAAGTAGAACCCCAGCCCCAAGAGCAGCCTATGGAGATTGGGACAGTCATGGAGAGTGAAAACAGTCGGAATCCTCAG ATTGACCTCCAGCAAACTGCTGAGAGAATTGAACGCCATGATCCACCTGCAGATGTTTTCAGATCCGTTGTTGAGAACACTGCCCTTTTGTATGGCAAAGGGAATTCTTCAGAGGAGGAGCTTGTTGATGAAATTTGCAGTAATGAAGACCTAGCAGAT GAATTCATGGAAATGCTATCCCGCGACGTACGTCGAAGGTTGGATGATTCTAGGTAG
- the LOC113291955 gene encoding ubiquitin-like domain-containing protein CIP73 isoform X3 produces the protein MADESSAQEASTSAVTGESSDSIVEVNVKTLDSQIYTFRVEKNMPVPLFKEKIAGTVGVPVEQQRLIFRGKVLKDNQCLSEYHVEDGHTLHLVARQPAQPQTSSGTPSGEANANTNGQGNDPNTAAPRNRVGQVSHSVVLGTFNVGDQGEHGGVPDLTRIVGAVLNSIGLGGQIPMGATNTSSSVPPNATNQTSQAAETEGTRGNVVGMGGQTFPNQPFQSLAQSLQFPLTGAAVNIPSQQMPIPDSLSTLLEFINRMELVLRVNGDHPSASENTGDPPRVELPSNARGLRTPEALSIVLRQAQQLLSSHAAAALSHIAERLEGEGGAADPAVRSQIQTESVQVGRAMQHLGALFLELGRTIVTLRMGQSPAESSVNAGPAVYISSSGPNPIMVQPFPLQTSSLFGGAAATQTNAGIPVPVGLGDTPRHVNIHIHAGSGRMLPVRSVLATAVPSSRVPVDPSHTRSNNTTSIPRTEQSNPNAASPALGSNEGTPSLGPSSASTIHPMVSEINAQLRNLVRDMGGENHVPSGQPEGPSNQGLATVPVTGNGAGNSQQEHSHKDDKSPCKEASASSSAGGSSCAGDATKQVVSDDVSRSSGSHGVKDVPLGLGLGGLQPRLKRGRQGSSQGKNANDATSSGVPTSNQNQQAITSGQQILQSLVARSSNARTDSNGVSDQIMGARPSAVPASNSQFDAAGMMSQVLNSPALNGLLSGVSEQAGMGSPDGLRGMLDQFTRNPAMMNMINQVGQQIGGGQDLGGMFSGMGRGQGGGLDLSSMVQQMMPIVTQALSRGASFPESSREVEPQPQEQPMEIGTVMESENSRNPQIDLQQTAERIERHDPPADVFRSVVENTALLYGKGNSSEEELVDEICSNEDLADEFMEMLSRDVRRRLDDSR, from the exons ATGGCGGATGAAAGTTCTGCTCAAGAAGCCAGTACAAGCGCAGTTACTGGGGAAAGTTCTGATTCTATAGTTGAAGTTAATGTCAAGACCTTGGATTCACAGATCTATACATTCCGAGTTGAGAAAAAT ATGCCAGTTCCATTGTTCAAGGAGAAAATAGCTGGGACAGTTGGTGTGCCAGTTGAGCAGCAGCGTCTTATTTTTAGGGGAAAGGTTTTGAAGGACAACCAATGCCTCTCAGAATATC ATGTGGAAGATGGACATACACTGCATCTAGTGGCAAGACAACCAGCTCAACCCCAAACTTCATCTGGAACACCTTCTGGAGAGGCGAATGCAAACACCAATGGGCAAG GAAATGATCCAAATACTGCTGCTCCGCGTAATCGGGTTGGTCAAGTTTCACATAGCGTAGTTCTTGGAACGTTTAATGTTGGGGACCAAGGTGAACATGGTGGTGTTCCTGACCTTACTCGG ATCGTTGGCGCTGTTCTAAATTCTATTGGGCTTGGGGGCCAGATCCCTATGGGTGCAACAAACACATCGTCCAGTGTACCT CCCAATGCTACTAATCAAACCTCTCAAGCTGCTGAAACTGAAGGAACACGTGGAAATGTTGTTGGAATGGGTGGGCAGACGTTCCCAAATCAACCATTTCAGTCTCTAGCTCAGTCTTTGCAATTTCCTTTGACGGGGGCAGCTGTAAATATTCCTTCACAACAAATG CCTATTCCCGATTCTCTGAGCACACTTTTGGAGTTCATAAACCGCATGGAGCTGGTTTTGCGAGTCAATG gAGATCATCCTTCTGCTTCAGAAAATACTGGAGATCCACCAAGAGTGGAGTTGCCATCTAATGCACGTGGACTGCGAACACCTGAAGCACTCAGTATTGTTCTGCGACAAGCCCAACAACTTCTTAGCTCTCATGCTGCAGCTGCTCTTTCG CATATTGCGGAACGTCTTGAAGGGGAGGGAGGTGCAGCTGATCCTGCAGTCCGGAGCCAAATTCAAACCGAATCAGTACAAGTAGGGCGGGCAATGCAACATTTAGGGGCTCTTTTTCTAGAGCTTGGCCGCACCATTGTGACGCTTCGTATGGGGCAATCTCCT GCTGAATCTTCGGTAAACGCTGGGCCAGCTGTTTATATATCCTCCTCTGGGCCAAATCCGATAATGGTTCAG CCATTTCCACTCCAAACCAGCTCTCTCTTTGGTGGTGCTGCTGCTACTCAGACAAATGCTGGAATCCCAGTTCCTGTTGGGCTTGGTGATACACCTCGACACGTGAACATTCATATACATGCTG gttcaggtcGGATGCTGCCTGTGAGGAGTGTCCTTGCCACAGCTGTTCCATCATCACGTGTGCCTGTGGATCCCAGTCATACTCGAAGCAACAATACCACTTCAATTCCTAGAACTGAGCAGAGTAACCCAAATGCTGCATCTCCTGCACTAGGTTCAAATGAAGGTACTCCTAGTCTGGGGCCATCTTCTGCTTCTACCATCCACCCAATGGTATCAGAAATCAATGCACAGCTAAGAAATCTTGTTCGTGATATGGGGGGAGAAAATCATGTACCTTCAG GTCAGCCGGAGGGTCCTAGTAATCAGGGACTGGCCACTGTACCTGTCACCGGTAACGGGGCGGGGAACTCCCAGCAG GAGCATTCTCACAAAGATGACAAATCTCCTTGCAAAGAAGCATCAGCATCTAGTTCAGCGGGAGGATCAAGCTGTGCTGGTGACGCTACCAAACAAGTTGTCTCAGATGACGTTTCTAGATCCAGCGGAAGTCATGGTGTCAAAGATGTTCCATTGGGTTTAGGTCTGGGAGGTCTCCAACCTAGGCTG AAACGAGGCAGACAGGGAAGTTCGCAAGGGAAGAATGCTAATGATGCCACGAGTAGCGGGGTTCCTACTAGCAATCAGAACCAGCAAGCCATTACTAGTGGCCAGCAGATTCTACAGTCACTTGTAGCTCGAAGTTCCAATGCAAGAACGGATAGTAATGGTGTATCTGATCAGATTATGGGTGCCAGGCCATCGGCAGTCCCTGCTTCCAATAGTCAGTTTGATGCAGCAGGCATGATGTCTCAAGTTTTGAACAGCCCTGCTTTGAATGGTCTATTGTCAGGGGTATCAGAGCAAGCAGGGATGGGTTCACCTGATGGACTGAGGGGAATGTTGGATCAGTTTACAAGGAATCCTGCAATGATGAATATGATCAACCAGGTTGGACAACAAATCGGTGGTGGCCAAGATCTTGGCGGCATGTTCTCAGGGATGGGAAGGGGACAAGGTGGTGGGTTGGATTTATCGAGTATGGTTCAACAAATGATGCCGATTGTAACACAAGCTCTCAGCAGGGGGGCGTCCTTTCCTGAATCTTCTCGTGAAGTAGAACCCCAGCCCCAAGAGCAGCCTATGGAGATTGGGACAGTCATGGAGAGTGAAAACAGTCGGAATCCTCAG ATTGACCTCCAGCAAACTGCTGAGAGAATTGAACGCCATGATCCACCTGCAGATGTTTTCAGATCCGTTGTTGAGAACACTGCCCTTTTGTATGGCAAAGGGAATTCTTCAGAGGAGGAGCTTGTTGATGAAATTTGCAGTAATGAAGACCTAGCAGAT GAATTCATGGAAATGCTATCCCGCGACGTACGTCGAAGGTTGGATGATTCTAGGTAG
- the LOC113291955 gene encoding large proline-rich protein BAG6-like isoform X2: MADESSAQEASTSAVTGESSDSIVEVNVKTLDSQIYTFRVEKNMPVPLFKEKIAGTVGVPVEQQRLIFRGKVLKDNQCLSEYHVEDGHTLHLVARQPAQPQTSSGTPSGEANANTNGQGNDPNTAAPRNRVGQVSHSVVLGTFNVGDQGEHGGVPDLTRIVGAVLNSIGLGGQIPMGATNTSSSVPPNATNQTSQAAETEGTRGNVVGMGGQTFPNQPFQSLAQSLQFPLTGAAVNIPSQQMPIPDSLSTLLEFINRMELVLRVNGDHPSASENTGDPPRVELPSNARGLRTPEALSIVLRQAQQLLSSHAAAALSHIAERLEGEGGAADPAVRSQIQTESVQVGRAMQHLGALFLELGRTIVTLRMGQSPAESSVNAGPAVYISSSGPNPIMVQPFPLQTSSLFGGAAATQTNAGIPVPVGLGDTPRHVNIHIHAGSGSGRMLPVRSVLATAVPSSRVPVDPSHTRSNNTTSIPRTEQSNPNAASPALGSNEGTPSLGPSSASTIHPMVSEINAQLRNLVRDMGGENHVPSGQPEGPSNQGLATVPVTGNGAGNSQQEHSHKDDKSPCKEASASSSAGGSSCAGDATKQVVSDDVSRSSGSHGVKDVPLGLGLGGLQPRLKRGRQGSSQGKNANDATSSGVPTSNQNQQAITSGQQILQSLVARSSNARTDSNGVSDQIMGARPSAVPASNSQFDAAGMMSQVLNSPALNGLLSGVSEQAGMGSPDGLRGMLDQFTRNPAMMNMINQVGQQIGGGQDLGGMFSGMGRGQGGGLDLSSMVQQMMPIVTQALSRGASFPESSREVEPQPQEQPMEIGTVMESENSRNPQIDLQQTAERIERHDPPADVFRSVVENTALLYGKGNSSEEELVDEICSNEDLADEFMEMLSRDVRRRLDDSR, encoded by the exons ATGGCGGATGAAAGTTCTGCTCAAGAAGCCAGTACAAGCGCAGTTACTGGGGAAAGTTCTGATTCTATAGTTGAAGTTAATGTCAAGACCTTGGATTCACAGATCTATACATTCCGAGTTGAGAAAAAT ATGCCAGTTCCATTGTTCAAGGAGAAAATAGCTGGGACAGTTGGTGTGCCAGTTGAGCAGCAGCGTCTTATTTTTAGGGGAAAGGTTTTGAAGGACAACCAATGCCTCTCAGAATATC ATGTGGAAGATGGACATACACTGCATCTAGTGGCAAGACAACCAGCTCAACCCCAAACTTCATCTGGAACACCTTCTGGAGAGGCGAATGCAAACACCAATGGGCAAG GAAATGATCCAAATACTGCTGCTCCGCGTAATCGGGTTGGTCAAGTTTCACATAGCGTAGTTCTTGGAACGTTTAATGTTGGGGACCAAGGTGAACATGGTGGTGTTCCTGACCTTACTCGG ATCGTTGGCGCTGTTCTAAATTCTATTGGGCTTGGGGGCCAGATCCCTATGGGTGCAACAAACACATCGTCCAGTGTACCT CCCAATGCTACTAATCAAACCTCTCAAGCTGCTGAAACTGAAGGAACACGTGGAAATGTTGTTGGAATGGGTGGGCAGACGTTCCCAAATCAACCATTTCAGTCTCTAGCTCAGTCTTTGCAATTTCCTTTGACGGGGGCAGCTGTAAATATTCCTTCACAACAAATG CCTATTCCCGATTCTCTGAGCACACTTTTGGAGTTCATAAACCGCATGGAGCTGGTTTTGCGAGTCAATG gAGATCATCCTTCTGCTTCAGAAAATACTGGAGATCCACCAAGAGTGGAGTTGCCATCTAATGCACGTGGACTGCGAACACCTGAAGCACTCAGTATTGTTCTGCGACAAGCCCAACAACTTCTTAGCTCTCATGCTGCAGCTGCTCTTTCG CATATTGCGGAACGTCTTGAAGGGGAGGGAGGTGCAGCTGATCCTGCAGTCCGGAGCCAAATTCAAACCGAATCAGTACAAGTAGGGCGGGCAATGCAACATTTAGGGGCTCTTTTTCTAGAGCTTGGCCGCACCATTGTGACGCTTCGTATGGGGCAATCTCCT GCTGAATCTTCGGTAAACGCTGGGCCAGCTGTTTATATATCCTCCTCTGGGCCAAATCCGATAATGGTTCAG CCATTTCCACTCCAAACCAGCTCTCTCTTTGGTGGTGCTGCTGCTACTCAGACAAATGCTGGAATCCCAGTTCCTGTTGGGCTTGGTGATACACCTCGACACGTGAACATTCATATACATGCTG gttcaggttcaggtcGGATGCTGCCTGTGAGGAGTGTCCTTGCCACAGCTGTTCCATCATCACGTGTGCCTGTGGATCCCAGTCATACTCGAAGCAACAATACCACTTCAATTCCTAGAACTGAGCAGAGTAACCCAAATGCTGCATCTCCTGCACTAGGTTCAAATGAAGGTACTCCTAGTCTGGGGCCATCTTCTGCTTCTACCATCCACCCAATGGTATCAGAAATCAATGCACAGCTAAGAAATCTTGTTCGTGATATGGGGGGAGAAAATCATGTACCTTCAG GTCAGCCGGAGGGTCCTAGTAATCAGGGACTGGCCACTGTACCTGTCACCGGTAACGGGGCGGGGAACTCCCAGCAG GAGCATTCTCACAAAGATGACAAATCTCCTTGCAAAGAAGCATCAGCATCTAGTTCAGCGGGAGGATCAAGCTGTGCTGGTGACGCTACCAAACAAGTTGTCTCAGATGACGTTTCTAGATCCAGCGGAAGTCATGGTGTCAAAGATGTTCCATTGGGTTTAGGTCTGGGAGGTCTCCAACCTAGGCTG AAACGAGGCAGACAGGGAAGTTCGCAAGGGAAGAATGCTAATGATGCCACGAGTAGCGGGGTTCCTACTAGCAATCAGAACCAGCAAGCCATTACTAGTGGCCAGCAGATTCTACAGTCACTTGTAGCTCGAAGTTCCAATGCAAGAACGGATAGTAATGGTGTATCTGATCAGATTATGGGTGCCAGGCCATCGGCAGTCCCTGCTTCCAATAGTCAGTTTGATGCAGCAGGCATGATGTCTCAAGTTTTGAACAGCCCTGCTTTGAATGGTCTATTGTCAGGGGTATCAGAGCAAGCAGGGATGGGTTCACCTGATGGACTGAGGGGAATGTTGGATCAGTTTACAAGGAATCCTGCAATGATGAATATGATCAACCAGGTTGGACAACAAATCGGTGGTGGCCAAGATCTTGGCGGCATGTTCTCAGGGATGGGAAGGGGACAAGGTGGTGGGTTGGATTTATCGAGTATGGTTCAACAAATGATGCCGATTGTAACACAAGCTCTCAGCAGGGGGGCGTCCTTTCCTGAATCTTCTCGTGAAGTAGAACCCCAGCCCCAAGAGCAGCCTATGGAGATTGGGACAGTCATGGAGAGTGAAAACAGTCGGAATCCTCAG ATTGACCTCCAGCAAACTGCTGAGAGAATTGAACGCCATGATCCACCTGCAGATGTTTTCAGATCCGTTGTTGAGAACACTGCCCTTTTGTATGGCAAAGGGAATTCTTCAGAGGAGGAGCTTGTTGATGAAATTTGCAGTAATGAAGACCTAGCAGAT GAATTCATGGAAATGCTATCCCGCGACGTACGTCGAAGGTTGGATGATTCTAGGTAG